The proteins below are encoded in one region of Hydrogenobacter sp.:
- the rpsK gene encoding 30S ribosomal protein S11 — protein MAKKKGQTKKQKRTVTQGIVNILSTFNNTIVNITDLQGNTLTWESGGTVGFKGTRKSTPYAAQLAAQKAAKRAMQEYGLQEVEVRIKGAGAGRESALRAIYASGLKIKLIRDVTPIPHNGCRPPSKRRV, from the coding sequence ATGGCTAAGAAAAAGGGACAAACAAAAAAGCAAAAGAGGACGGTAACGCAAGGTATAGTTAATATACTAAGCACATTCAACAATACTATAGTAAACATAACGGACCTTCAAGGGAACACTTTGACATGGGAAAGTGGTGGTACTGTAGGATTCAAGGGAACGAGGAAAAGTACACCTTACGCAGCACAACTTGCTGCACAGAAAGCTGCAAAAAGAGCCATGCAGGAATACGGACTTCAGGAGGTAGAGGTTAGGATAAAAGGTGCAGGAGCGGGAAGAGAATCTGCTTTGAGAGCCATATACGCATCTGGGCTGAAAATAAAACTCATAAGGGATGTCACTCCCATACCTCACAATGGGTGTAGACCACCTTCAAAGAGGAGGGTGTGA